The Mucilaginibacter sp. PAMB04168 genome contains the following window.
AAATACTCCGTTTGGAAGATATGCAGGATTTACTGGTATATTACCGTACGGGCAAAATGCCAGTACCACCTGACGATGACGTGTATCATTAATTAACTATGTTTCGCAATCTAACCTTTACAGCTGCACTATTACTAAATCTGTCTGCTTTTGCTCAAAAGTGGCAGCCTGGCTATTTTTTTGATACCAAGGGCAACAAGGTACCCGGACTAATACAGACCGGCCAAACCGGCAAAGGCCCTATAAAAAACGAGGGATTTATTATCTATAAAGACAATCCCAAAGCCAACGAAATAAAATTAAGTGCCAGCGATATTAAGTACTACGTAGCCGGTAAAGACAGCTTTATTGTAGCCCATCCCCCCTCTTATGAAACGTGGCCAAAAGCCGAATTGGATTTTGTACGGGTAGAACTGGATGAACCCTTAAAGCTATATGTTTACCAGGGGGGCAGCAGTGGAGGTGGCGGTTTTAAACTGAGCCCGAGCTTTTCTGGAGGCTTTGGTACCGGCGGCTATGGCGGTGGCGGTGTTGGCATAAGCTTGGGCGGCGGAGGCGGTAATGGCGGCTACAGCACCCGAATCACCTATTACTTTGGTGCCAGCGTGGGTGAAATGAGCCAGGTTACCCCCATGAATTTTGTTGATGTTATGAGCGACATAATGGGTGATGAGCCACAGGTTGTAGAGGCCATTCAGAAAGGCAAATTCAGCATCAATAAGATGGATAATCTTATTAAGTACTACAAGGATGTAAAAACATCACACAAAAACTAACTGGCAGTTTGCAAAGGCTGTTCTGGCGTACCAATAGGATGTAGAATATTAGCAGCTTTAAGCTGCTTTTCCTTATTGCCAAAATCAGACATCAAGAGTTCATAAACCATTTTAGCCCATAGGGCTATATAAGGCCAAACCTTCATGGCGTAGCGGCTTACATAGGGCTTACGTATAAACGCCGGTATGGCATCGGTAGAAGCTAAACCGGCCAGCAACGCAATTAGTATAATAAACGCCAGATTACCGTTACTGAACGGACTTTGCTGTGCCAATAAATAAATCATAGCGCCAATAATGGCTATTATGTAAGTAGGCGGTTCAGAACCTGTACTAAACAATACAACAATCATTAAACACAAAGCGAGCACTTGTAGCTTAAAGCTTTGGTAACTAAATTGTTTAACCCTTAAAACAGCTAATCCCAGGGTAATAGCTCCTACAGCTAAAAATGGAATATTAGGAATAGTTAGGTTACTGGTGATACGCCTTACAACGCCCATAACCGAAAGGTCCTGAGCCGAATTTAAGCCAATGTTCACTATGTTTTTGTCGCTCAATGAGTGATACCAGTCCAGGTGTGACTGCAAAATAAAATGCGGACTTGAAATAAGCATAGGTAAGCACACACCCACAATTGCCCATATAACACACCACAATGCAAATGCTCCTTTCCTTTTCGAGAACATGAAGAAAGCCAGTCCAATTATAGGGTACAGCTTAATTAAAGCACCAATCACAATAAATAGCGTAGCCCATTCTTCGCGCTTCTTCTCTAAAAAGTAAAAGCTGAATATTAAGAAAGCCGCAATTACCGGATTAAATTGAATAGAGTGTTGCGTATTAGCAAACTCGATTGAGCAAAGCAACAATAGCAGTATCTTACGCTTATTTGCCAAGGGCAAAAGCGTAACGGCCCAGATCAGAACGCCAGCGTTCATCAGGTTCCATAAAAAAAAGCCTAAGCCTGTAGGTAACACCGCAAAAGGCGCTACCACTAAACTAAAAAATGGCCCATAGTGATTAGTATCGTAATACTCGGCGGGATAAGGCGCATATAAGTTGGTTTGCGCGACGGTATGATGGTATACTCCGTCAAAGATGCTGTAATTGTTGTAACGGTTATTAAAGTACTTGTACTGCCAACAAAAGATACTTACGGCAAGCCACAGGAAAACAACAGGTTTGTAACTGTTTGTTAGGTTTAATCTTTTAATCATTTGTAACAGGGGAGTTACAAAAATACATTTAAGATAATTATTTACAAAATAATAGAAACCACTATAAGTTTTGTGCTATAACAAACCCGCAAGCCCATGCCCACTGAAAATTATAGCCTCCTAACCAACCGGTTACATCCACACACTCGCCGCCAAAGAAAAGGCCCGGCACCTTCTTAGCTTCCATTGTTTTCGATGACAATTCATTGGTGTCAATACCGCCCCGCATCACTTCTGCTTTGTCGTAACCTTTGTCGCCGGCCGGTTTCACTTTAAAGTGATGTATCTGTTGTTTAATTGCATCCAGGTCTTCCTTACTTAAAGATGCCAAATTTTTCTGAACGGGCAATTGTCCGCTCAACGCATCGGCGAACTTGCGGGTGTACAAGCCAGCCAGTAATAAGCCCAGCGTTTTCTTCGGATTTATGAGTCGCTCGTTCTGAATAAGCTCCGCCACATCCCGATGCGGTAACAGGTCTATATAAAACACCTCACCTGCCTGCCAGTAAGAGGAAAGCTGTAATATGGCAGGACCGCTTAATCCCCAGTGCGTAAAGAGTATATTTTCTTCGAAGCTTATCTTGTCGTTAGAGACGCTGCAAAAAATACTGTTACCCGATAACTGCTCATACCATGGCCGGTCTTTACCCGTAATAGTAAGAGGAACCAGTGCAGGCATTGGTTTTACAACGTTCATCCCAAATTGCCGGGCAATGCGCATTCCAAAATCTGTTGCTCCCAGTTTTTGTACAGGTAAGCCACCGGTAGTAATTACCACCTTAGGCGCCGTTAATCTGCCCAATTTTCCGTCGCGCTCATAGCTCACAGTAAAACCTTCGTCGCTCTGTTCAACAGCGTTTACATTGGTGTTAAGCCAAACAGGCTGATCTAAATCCTGGCATAGTTGGGTAAACACTTCAACTATATCCTTTGCCTTGTTAGTTGTAGGAAAAAGTTGCCCCAGGGTTTTTTCCTGGCCCTGTATGCCGTAAGCTTCAAAAAAGCTGATAGTATCATCAACCGTCCACTGGGCAAACGCCGATTTGCAGAAGTGCGGATTAGCAGAAATAAACTGCTGGGCAGAGGTGTGCAAATTTGTATAATTACAACGGCCGCCGCCACTTATCAATATCTTAGCTCCTGCCCGGTTGTTCTTTTCCAGTATCAAGGTACGCTTGCCTAAAAAACCAGCCTGAACAGCACACATTAAACCACAGGCACCGGCACCTATAATTATAGCATCAAAAGTTGTTTGTTTTGTTAAATTTGCAGACATGAATGAGGTTTCGCAAATATCGGAATTTGGAAAGATATTTATCTTCCTGATTATCGGCTTTGTGCTGGTTGGCATGACTTTGTTTTTAAGTAAGCTTATTTCACCCAACAAACCCAACCCCGAAAAGCTTACCTCATACGAGTGCGGCGAAGAACCGGTAGGCAGCGCATGGATTCCTTTTAATACCCGCTTTTATGTTATAGCGCTCATATTTTTGCTTTTTGATGTAGAAATGGTATTTATTTTCCCGTGGTGTACCATATATGCCAACGCCGATCTGATTGCCGCCGATGCCAGATGGGGCGTATTTACGCTGATAGAAATGTTTGTTTTTGCCGGGATACTAATATTGGGTTTGCTATACGTGTGGCGCAAAGGCGATCTGGAATGGATTAAGCCTAAACCGGTTATTCCTGAGGTAAATACCGTTATACCATTAGCTGTTTATGACGCACTAAATGAGCAGCAAAAAACGTTCAAAGTAAAAAGCTTTTCGGCTGAACCGGAGCCGGTTTTGGTTACTGCTACTTTTGCAAGCACTTCTGCACCGGTTGCCCGAAAGCCTATATTTAAACCATCATTTAAAAAAACCACAGATGAGTCAGGAAATGAATGAAGAGGGTGGTGTAATTGTCACTAAATTAAATGATCTGCTTAACTGGGCGCGTCTATCATCTATTTGGCCGCTAAGCTTCGGCATAGCTTGCTGCGCCATTGAAATGATGGGCATGTATGCCTCAACTTATGATGTTGACCGCATGGGCGTGTTTCCACGCCCCTCGGCCCGCCAGGCAGATGTTATTATTATTGCCGGAACGGTAACCTTTAAAATGGCCGAACGCATTAAACGTTTATATGAGCAAATGCCCGAGCCACGCTATGTCATATCAATGGGATCATGCTCCAACTGCGGGGGCCCCTATTGGCAACATGGTTACCATGTTGTTAAAGGCGTTGATCGTATTATTCCGGTAGACGTATATGTGCAGGGATGCCCGCCCCGCCCGGAGGCTTTAATAGGCGCGATAATAGAACTGCAAAAGAAAATTGAAGGGGAATCTTTAATTACTGTCTAAGTAGCGTTAATTAATAATTAATTTAAAAAATAACTTTCTACCTTCTTATAGATATTAAATATTTATCTTATTTTTATATCATAATATTATTACTTAACGTAACTATTCATCCCCTAATTACGTCTAAGGACTAAAACAACTATTGATATGAAATTATTTTACAAAGCCCCTATGGTTTGTGCGATGTTATTGGGTGCTGCCGTAATGCTTAGCACCGGCTGTAAAAGCTACAACGATCTCGCCGGACATTACAGCTCTAAACACATCAAAGCAAATACCAACCAAGTTACTGCTCAAATACCGGAAACTGGCGAATTAGGCTATATCCTTTTATCTTTAACGGAAACAGGTAGTAATGACACTACCCTTATTAATAAAGAGAGCGCTTACTATAAAGACGTTATGAAGCAGTTTGCTGCATTCAAAAACCACAAAGCTGTAAAATTACTGAACAGTGATTTATTAGCTAACGGTAATAATTTTTCCCACTTCCGTAACGGCCTTTATGCTTACAAATTTAATAAGCATAATAATATGGTTCTTAAAACCGAATACCGTGTTGATTTAAACCGTGTTGATTTTAGACGTTATGTTGGTGCTATTGAAGATTTTATAGAGAAAACAAACTTCCGCAGCTTTTATGCAGAGCATAATAACCTGTACACTAAGATTATTAAAGAACAAGGCCAGCAGTTAAACATGAACGCTGCCTGGGCTACAATGGGCAAACAATACACCCAGCCGTTCCAAAGCTATCAGGTTATACTTTCTCCGTTAATGAAGGGTAGCGCCAGCACTTTAGCTGTTAGTGGCCGCGGATTCCGCGAGTGCTTAATATTTGCAGAGTCAACTAACAAAGCGTTGTTTTATTCTTCAACTACGGCAAGCACACCTAAAGTTGCTTATAACGACTAATTAAATATTACAATATCAAAAAAAGCCGCTTTTCTTAAGGAAAGCGGCTTTTTTTATGAATTAACACCTATCATCTCATTATCTTTTTATAATTGCTATAACTTGCTTAAAAGCTTTTTTAGCCTCCGGTATAGGAAATAATATCCAGTCGTGAATCATATGTTCATACTCATAAAAGTTGATAGTTACCCCTTGCGTATTTGCTAAATCCTTAAACTTATGGGCATCGGGATTCAGAATTTCATCCGTACCGGTAAATAAGCTTATTTCGACTAAACCTTTAACCGGCCCATACATAGGGCTCACTAAGTAGTCTTTCATATCACGGTCTCCAGCGTGCATACGGCCTAATTGGTCGCCATTGGTTGCCAGATAAGGGTCCCGTTTGTCAACCTCCTTAATTTTCGGATTACTCATTGACACATCGAGCCATGGCGATAGCAATACAATATGCCTTGGTTGGGATATTCCGTCGTACAGGAGCTTTTGCGCTAATGATAAGGCTAAGTTTCCGCCAGACGAATCGCCCATAAA
Protein-coding sequences here:
- a CDS encoding NAD(P)/FAD-dependent oxidoreductase, which gives rise to MSANLTKQTTFDAIIIGAGACGLMCAVQAGFLGKRTLILEKNNRAGAKILISGGGRCNYTNLHTSAQQFISANPHFCKSAFAQWTVDDTISFFEAYGIQGQEKTLGQLFPTTNKAKDIVEVFTQLCQDLDQPVWLNTNVNAVEQSDEGFTVSYERDGKLGRLTAPKVVITTGGLPVQKLGATDFGMRIARQFGMNVVKPMPALVPLTITGKDRPWYEQLSGNSIFCSVSNDKISFEENILFTHWGLSGPAILQLSSYWQAGEVFYIDLLPHRDVAELIQNERLINPKKTLGLLLAGLYTRKFADALSGQLPVQKNLASLSKEDLDAIKQQIHHFKVKPAGDKGYDKAEVMRGGIDTNELSSKTMEAKKVPGLFFGGECVDVTGWLGGYNFQWAWACGFVIAQNL
- a CDS encoding glycosyltransferase family 87 protein codes for the protein MIKRLNLTNSYKPVVFLWLAVSIFCWQYKYFNNRYNNYSIFDGVYHHTVAQTNLYAPYPAEYYDTNHYGPFFSLVVAPFAVLPTGLGFFLWNLMNAGVLIWAVTLLPLANKRKILLLLLCSIEFANTQHSIQFNPVIAAFLIFSFYFLEKKREEWATLFIVIGALIKLYPIIGLAFFMFSKRKGAFALWCVIWAIVGVCLPMLISSPHFILQSHLDWYHSLSDKNIVNIGLNSAQDLSVMGVVRRITSNLTIPNIPFLAVGAITLGLAVLRVKQFSYQSFKLQVLALCLMIVVLFSTGSEPPTYIIAIIGAMIYLLAQQSPFSNGNLAFIILIALLAGLASTDAIPAFIRKPYVSRYAMKVWPYIALWAKMVYELLMSDFGNKEKQLKAANILHPIGTPEQPLQTAS
- a CDS encoding NADH-quinone oxidoreductase subunit B family protein, whose protein sequence is MSQEMNEEGGVIVTKLNDLLNWARLSSIWPLSFGIACCAIEMMGMYASTYDVDRMGVFPRPSARQADVIIIAGTVTFKMAERIKRLYEQMPEPRYVISMGSCSNCGGPYWQHGYHVVKGVDRIIPVDVYVQGCPPRPEALIGAIIELQKKIEGESLITV
- a CDS encoding NADH-quinone oxidoreductase subunit A, with the translated sequence MNEVSQISEFGKIFIFLIIGFVLVGMTLFLSKLISPNKPNPEKLTSYECGEEPVGSAWIPFNTRFYVIALIFLLFDVEMVFIFPWCTIYANADLIAADARWGVFTLIEMFVFAGILILGLLYVWRKGDLEWIKPKPVIPEVNTVIPLAVYDALNEQQKTFKVKSFSAEPEPVLVTATFASTSAPVARKPIFKPSFKKTTDESGNE
- a CDS encoding alpha/beta hydrolase; protein product: MLSKTTDVFSSNRLHKINMPDPPKSTLKDIDLKITEIDGRKVYTLSPKKNKADKYILFFHGGAYVINFTLYHWRMLAQLVRETGFTITAPDYPLLPDYTYKERIAMAQKLYNSLLNHASPRNIFFMGDSSGGNLALSLAQKLLYDGISQPRHIVLLSPWLDVSMSNPKIKEVDKRDPYLATNGDQLGRMHAGDRDMKDYLVSPMYGPVKGLVEISLFTGTDEILNPDAHKFKDLANTQGVTINFYEYEHMIHDWILFPIPEAKKAFKQVIAIIKR